The following proteins are co-located in the Heliorestis convoluta genome:
- a CDS encoding S8 family serine peptidase — protein MPKRPTQVLFLVCLFTITLLLTNPLTTAEPTPQLLADRSRDGIGAALVHTPHLIHSQGITGRGETIALADSGLDRGDINNLHPDFQSQPGQKPKILTIQSWSNGPTADTIGHGTHMAGIIAGTGAASAGQYKGMAPDASLYIQAIVDEDEQIKAPDDLSRLYLPAYQAASYIHVNGWGTPGNRYNRGAYQTDRFMANYPDFLVLFGAGNDGPEERTLTGESNSKNALVVGASPGNRGLNDNNMAHDEAQAAALSSRGPTLDGRIKPDLIAPGTGIISTASSMIEPEKHYTIDQGTSMAVATTGGAAALLRQYFRERESIKPSSALLKAALINGARFEGEADPQLHNREERSPLHQGSGFGLLDIGRTLIAFQEKLFTYEDVTIGLQEGKVYPFTVTAHPDLGPLKITLSWTDPADETGTGRLVNDLDLVVLDPEGQAYVGNNHLAIEGPDRRNNVEQVIIPKPRAGEYTIEVRGQKVQPQGQPFALVMGQVPAEEILHTDPATTAPNNEATPPLIVAINDQVKKLQPEDPAYQDLPAGLLTYRGPYQRYAALRIVEEQAIEMGTLSGRAYITPVHPERRHESYPLAAEGKIWINNTIVPTWLPWAKGAKATIWLDQLRQEALQVKASYDTIEGRIQDWSITDRTLQLFEDNKTYLVHPQAWLEWRDEPLGEAHVPGPLLESLETAQVYVGSTLRLILDPESNDVNYIQVQRTMAQGMIQAAQPEQGSLTVEGFGPLKVMDHAPISRNGERANLRDLRPGDYIEAVLLPDTQEAVTITATSKVHWGKIFYLSAQDKIVYYSDQYQRSHQRPIANNAKIQRWDMAVDLSTIPIGGWAWFTLNAEGEVQAIHLVETEATAAQQVRSINRQTQEIITEEDRRYRLFSLTALSRDGLPIPITALQRGEAIEITPLFAPTYEERTYYAAAITAPRNHHRTTEDREAIEINVFASPMGEDFYIWGQTTATELYLYPTASNERISLPIQRGTGQFVWWTRPQREEQGYQLVAHNDQGAVEGRYISLPQRSNNRFYDLQGHWGEEVVLRFVQQGLIKGYGDYTFRPEQTMTLQELAVLFSRTFGWPEPAKESQPKGQARSVAPWAQSAIAFLKNQYPIIAQQEMEKPVQQQDLLHLIDNEMKRAQLEPINWQEKPDYIFGTGGYNPEKSINRITAVMLLDAVLKAIEEEQKKNPKGA, from the coding sequence ATGCCCAAAAGACCAACCCAGGTCCTTTTTCTGGTTTGCCTCTTCACCATCACCCTGCTACTAACAAACCCCCTCACCACAGCCGAACCAACCCCCCAACTCCTAGCCGATCGCAGCCGCGACGGCATCGGCGCCGCCCTCGTTCACACACCGCACCTCATCCACAGCCAAGGCATCACAGGCCGCGGCGAAACCATCGCCTTAGCCGACAGCGGCCTCGATAGAGGCGACATCAACAACCTACACCCCGACTTCCAAAGCCAACCAGGACAAAAGCCCAAGATCCTCACCATCCAATCCTGGTCCAACGGCCCCACGGCCGACACCATCGGTCATGGCACCCACATGGCCGGCATCATCGCCGGAACCGGCGCCGCCTCAGCAGGACAATACAAAGGCATGGCCCCCGATGCAAGCCTCTACATCCAAGCCATCGTCGACGAAGACGAACAAATCAAAGCACCGGATGACCTAAGCCGCCTTTACCTTCCAGCCTACCAAGCTGCCAGCTACATTCACGTCAACGGCTGGGGCACACCGGGCAACCGCTACAACAGAGGCGCCTACCAGACCGATCGCTTCATGGCCAACTACCCCGACTTCCTCGTCCTCTTTGGTGCCGGCAACGACGGGCCCGAAGAAAGAACCCTAACCGGCGAAAGCAATAGTAAAAACGCCCTCGTCGTCGGCGCTTCCCCCGGCAACCGCGGCCTTAACGACAACAACATGGCCCATGACGAGGCCCAAGCAGCCGCCCTATCCAGTCGCGGACCGACCCTCGACGGACGAATCAAGCCCGATCTTATCGCACCGGGCACCGGCATCATCTCTACAGCCTCGTCCATGATAGAACCAGAAAAACACTACACCATCGATCAAGGAACGAGCATGGCCGTTGCCACCACAGGCGGTGCCGCTGCCCTCCTACGACAATACTTTCGCGAACGAGAAAGCATCAAACCGTCATCAGCCCTGTTAAAAGCAGCCCTCATCAACGGCGCACGCTTTGAAGGAGAAGCCGATCCCCAGCTACATAACAGAGAAGAGCGAAGCCCCCTCCATCAAGGCAGCGGCTTTGGACTCTTAGACATCGGCCGAACCCTCATCGCCTTCCAAGAAAAACTCTTCACCTATGAAGACGTAACCATAGGCCTTCAAGAAGGCAAAGTCTACCCCTTCACCGTAACAGCCCATCCCGACTTGGGCCCCTTAAAAATCACCCTCAGCTGGACAGACCCCGCCGACGAGACAGGAACAGGTCGCCTCGTCAACGATCTCGATCTAGTGGTTCTCGATCCAGAAGGACAAGCCTACGTAGGCAACAACCACCTGGCCATCGAAGGGCCCGATCGACGCAACAACGTAGAGCAAGTGATCATCCCAAAACCCAGGGCCGGCGAATACACCATCGAAGTACGAGGACAGAAAGTACAACCGCAAGGCCAACCTTTTGCCCTCGTCATGGGACAAGTTCCTGCCGAAGAAATCCTACATACCGATCCTGCAACAACAGCACCCAACAATGAAGCAACGCCCCCCCTCATCGTCGCCATCAACGATCAGGTTAAAAAGCTTCAGCCAGAGGACCCAGCATATCAGGACCTCCCCGCAGGCCTGCTCACCTACCGAGGTCCCTATCAACGCTACGCCGCCTTGCGCATCGTCGAAGAACAAGCCATCGAGATGGGCACACTCTCAGGAAGAGCCTACATTACACCAGTACACCCTGAGCGGCGCCATGAAAGCTACCCCCTCGCCGCAGAAGGAAAGATCTGGATTAATAACACCATCGTTCCCACTTGGCTACCTTGGGCCAAAGGCGCCAAAGCCACCATCTGGCTTGACCAACTCCGCCAAGAAGCCCTACAAGTGAAAGCCTCCTACGACACCATTGAAGGAAGAATTCAAGACTGGTCCATCACCGACCGCACTCTGCAACTCTTTGAAGACAACAAAACCTATCTCGTCCACCCCCAAGCCTGGTTAGAATGGCGAGACGAACCCCTTGGCGAAGCCCACGTACCAGGGCCTCTCTTAGAATCACTAGAAACAGCACAAGTCTACGTCGGCAGCACCTTGCGCTTGATCCTCGACCCTGAAAGCAACGACGTCAACTACATTCAAGTCCAACGCACCATGGCCCAGGGCATGATTCAAGCAGCACAACCAGAACAAGGGAGCCTCACCGTCGAAGGCTTCGGACCATTAAAAGTCATGGACCACGCCCCCATCAGCCGCAACGGAGAAAGAGCAAATCTTCGTGATCTCCGGCCCGGTGACTACATCGAAGCCGTTCTTCTACCAGACACCCAAGAAGCCGTCACCATCACCGCCACCAGCAAAGTGCACTGGGGGAAAATCTTCTACCTCTCCGCCCAAGACAAAATCGTCTACTACAGCGACCAATACCAGCGCAGTCACCAACGCCCCATCGCCAACAATGCCAAAATCCAACGCTGGGACATGGCCGTAGACCTCTCCACCATCCCCATCGGCGGCTGGGCTTGGTTTACCTTGAACGCCGAAGGAGAAGTCCAAGCCATCCACCTCGTCGAAACGGAAGCAACAGCAGCCCAACAAGTCCGAAGCATTAACAGACAAACCCAAGAAATCATCACAGAAGAGGACAGAAGATACCGCCTCTTTTCCTTAACCGCCCTCAGCCGCGATGGCCTGCCCATACCCATTACGGCCCTCCAGCGCGGCGAAGCAATCGAAATCACACCTCTCTTTGCCCCAACCTATGAAGAAAGAACATACTACGCCGCCGCCATCACAGCACCAAGAAACCACCATAGAACCACCGAGGATCGAGAAGCAATCGAAATCAACGTCTTCGCTTCCCCCATGGGAGAAGACTTCTACATCTGGGGCCAGACAACAGCCACCGAACTTTACCTCTATCCCACAGCCAGCAACGAACGCATCAGCCTACCCATCCAAAGAGGAACAGGTCAATTTGTCTGGTGGACACGCCCGCAAAGAGAGGAACAAGGCTATCAGCTCGTCGCCCACAACGACCAAGGCGCCGTCGAAGGCCGCTACATCAGCTTGCCACAACGATCGAACAACCGCTTCTACGACCTCCAAGGACACTGGGGTGAAGAAGTCGTCCTACGCTTTGTCCAACAAGGGCTGATCAAAGGCTACGGCGACTACACCTTCCGACCGGAACAAACCATGACCTTGCAAGAACTAGCCGTCCTTTTCTCCCGCACCTTCGGCTGGCCCGAACCAGCCAAAGAAAGTCAACCAAAAGGACAAGCCCGAAGCGTCGCCCCCTGGGCCCAAAGCGCAATCGCTTTTCTCAAGAACCAATACCCCATCATAGCCCAACAAGAAATGGAAAAACCAGTTCAACAACAAGACCTGCTTCACCTGATCGACAACGAAATGAAACGAGCACAACTAGAACCCATTAACTGGCAAGAAAAGCCAGACTACATCTTCGGTACAGGCGGCTACAACCCCGAAAAATCGATCAACCGCATAACCGCCGTCATGCTCCTAGATGCCGTCTTAAAAGCCATCGAAGAAGAACAAAAAAAGAACCCCAAAGGTGCTTAA
- a CDS encoding DUF4349 domain-containing protein translates to MNQFTWDRYIEETLKGMPQEMEAPKDFSQQVMARIEAEQVRPLTVASPALPFDKISSTVSSRSSGSTVSDSKAMAAKSSRPFWKQWVAAAAAFALLAGGTGAYVAFQDGLSPSPAGHRAVALGGEAAEEMGDRSVGTDGVGTLGFGIDPDTSIGSDGVVGMAGSGVNGEGSAGGGIVGSGSGADADPSTSAGSGSIAGTSGAAGSYGAAGDGASAASSDGGSSASMGDQRASMLLSQKKTVERAFYRYQVSDLEYAAGLVKTNAVALGGVVAEQSLQEVQDRRMETVILRIPHNRSAELLPLLGALGTPVERRSDTQDITNRYQETVAHLQYLQSQVGQATSSDLVALQSKIASLERQLRAWDQESASVTVVVTLEIAKE, encoded by the coding sequence ATGAATCAATTTACTTGGGATCGTTATATTGAAGAAACGTTGAAGGGTATGCCGCAAGAGATGGAAGCGCCGAAGGATTTTTCACAACAAGTGATGGCACGGATTGAAGCTGAACAGGTACGACCGCTTACTGTGGCCTCGCCTGCCTTGCCTTTTGATAAAATTTCTTCTACTGTTTCTTCTCGATCTTCTGGTTCGACGGTTTCGGATTCGAAGGCTATGGCTGCGAAAAGCTCTAGGCCCTTCTGGAAGCAATGGGTCGCTGCTGCGGCGGCTTTTGCTCTTCTTGCTGGGGGTACAGGCGCTTATGTGGCCTTTCAAGATGGGCTTTCCCCTTCCCCGGCTGGCCATCGTGCTGTGGCGCTTGGTGGTGAAGCCGCTGAGGAGATGGGTGATCGCTCTGTAGGTACCGATGGAGTGGGCACACTCGGGTTCGGTATCGATCCTGATACTTCTATTGGAAGTGATGGCGTCGTTGGTATGGCTGGTTCTGGTGTGAACGGTGAAGGTTCTGCCGGGGGCGGCATCGTTGGATCCGGATCTGGTGCTGATGCTGATCCGAGTACTTCTGCAGGCTCTGGGTCTATCGCTGGTACTTCCGGGGCTGCTGGGTCTTATGGTGCTGCTGGTGATGGCGCATCTGCGGCGTCAAGTGATGGTGGGTCTTCAGCTTCTATGGGCGATCAGAGAGCAAGTATGCTTTTGAGCCAGAAAAAGACGGTGGAGCGTGCTTTTTATCGCTATCAAGTTTCCGATCTTGAGTACGCCGCTGGTCTGGTGAAGACAAATGCGGTGGCTCTGGGTGGGGTTGTGGCGGAACAGTCTTTGCAAGAAGTGCAAGATCGGCGCATGGAGACGGTGATTTTGCGCATTCCTCACAATCGCTCGGCTGAGCTTCTACCCCTTCTAGGTGCTTTGGGTACGCCTGTAGAGAGGCGTTCTGATACACAAGATATTACGAATCGCTATCAAGAAACGGTCGCTCACTTGCAGTACTTACAGTCGCAAGTTGGGCAGGCGACTTCGAGCGATTTGGTGGCTTTGCAAAGTAAAATCGCCAGCTTAGAGAGACAGTTGCGGGCTTGGGATCAAGAGTCCGCTTCTGTGACGGTTGTGGTTACTTTGGAGATTGCTAAAGAGTAG
- a CDS encoding WecB/TagA/CpsF family glycosyltransferase: protein MQARIKILGTPIDPVTMAQAIEKAKEMLHQGGYHQIVTANPEILYQAQKDQELQKILEEASLVTADGIGVVWASRKLATPVPERVTGIDLMASLLEESAQQGWPCFFLGSAPGIAEKAAEKLKQKHPTLQIAGTQDGYFPPERTEEITQRIKTSQTKILFVGLGAPRQERWIHQFIEKAKRTSHQPLIAIGIGGSMDVLAGKTNRAPQWIQKLHLEWLYRLSKEPHRIKRQLNLPLFAIEVLKQSRKK from the coding sequence ATGCAAGCAAGAATAAAAATCCTAGGCACCCCCATCGACCCCGTCACCATGGCCCAAGCCATCGAAAAAGCAAAAGAAATGCTCCACCAAGGCGGCTACCACCAAATCGTAACCGCCAACCCCGAAATCCTATACCAAGCCCAAAAAGACCAAGAACTACAAAAAATCCTAGAAGAAGCCTCCCTCGTCACAGCCGACGGCATCGGCGTCGTCTGGGCATCTAGAAAACTTGCCACACCTGTGCCCGAACGCGTCACAGGCATCGACCTCATGGCCAGCCTGCTAGAAGAATCAGCCCAGCAAGGCTGGCCTTGCTTTTTCCTCGGCAGCGCCCCTGGCATCGCCGAAAAAGCCGCCGAAAAACTCAAACAAAAACACCCCACCCTCCAAATAGCAGGCACCCAAGACGGCTACTTCCCACCAGAAAGAACCGAAGAAATAACACAAAGAATCAAAACAAGCCAAACCAAAATCCTCTTCGTCGGCCTGGGCGCCCCACGCCAAGAACGCTGGATCCATCAATTCATAGAAAAAGCAAAAAGAACAAGCCACCAACCCCTCATCGCCATCGGCATCGGCGGCAGCATGGACGTCCTCGCCGGCAAAACAAACCGAGCCCCCCAATGGATCCAAAAACTCCACCTAGAATGGCTCTACCGCCTCAGCAAAGAACCCCACAGAATCAAACGACAACTGAACCTACCCCTATTCGCAATAGAAGTCCTAAAGCAATCAAGAAAAAAGTAA
- a CDS encoding S-layer homology domain-containing protein has protein sequence MNQKWEKKGKIITTLCIALLLTLALAFTIPGALVDAEANPSSTQNNDLRLYVVVSNLNFATIDLSVIDLVLFDGVRPFLVIDTTERNRINASPSDLVLAWDPAKGLPNDPASYLQYYTRLNDLIRNFANIFNTTTMPDIRIVLCNGSECKTFYVSENLEVQPPAPDPSTPDPDPNPPPTTPSIPIAIDITNITIVGTNQVKIEWNYSGPNEIKGFRITNSRNNSTGVPLHSNILPRTAPRHHTLTLPDGTYDLAVEVIDNNDQPIGATPVKTFLVDPLAPPTNLRGYATDYNEILWEWTNNSFSHNGFNLYDEAGHLLARIEPDRTFYRETGLEEGRLYQRYLRAYRNRDGLNPYREGARSITASARTDSRVGSGSSTERVRIADAIDDALDEYFESRDVLIILRSDIDRRSNFVINTSMNRIIAFPHNALSDYGTGHVRIYTDEVELRIPARWLRRGTSSGGVAVAIREAQGVAGAPVGRVRVSPVLEFDIVRYVLSSRSGSTINSFSSSEPVLMTFSFRSSQLSNPTSLKIFRQNGNTWEEVPSTVDLASGTITAEVTRFSRFALFEVPSGMWNNYGGMGQPHGSTPISPYPIYPQYNSPLQPTYFPAGYPPNYFAPSSSPVGYAPHFGYQNPYEAAAPFLDIIGHWARPQIEEMARRGIIRGTAYRTFEPDRIITRAEFITLLVNATGSVYSLPGTAPFSDVRSDDWYAGSVRIALQRGIITERSGSFHPNSPILRQDMAAWTGRTLQGRTTYSTGMSPESLRDWNQVSLHIRSDVARVLQAGIMQGRPGNVFDPHGNTTRAEAATIIFNFLERTR, from the coding sequence ATGAACCAGAAGTGGGAAAAGAAAGGAAAAATCATCACCACACTATGCATAGCCCTACTTTTGACACTCGCACTGGCTTTCACCATCCCAGGTGCCCTCGTGGATGCAGAAGCCAATCCTTCCTCAACCCAAAACAATGACCTGCGCCTATACGTCGTTGTCTCGAACCTGAATTTCGCTACCATCGATCTCAGTGTTATCGATCTCGTTCTTTTTGACGGGGTAAGACCCTTTCTTGTCATCGATACAACAGAGCGAAATCGCATCAATGCCTCTCCTAGCGATCTCGTCCTAGCCTGGGATCCGGCAAAAGGCTTGCCCAACGATCCAGCCAGTTATCTGCAATACTACACACGGCTTAATGATCTGATTAGAAACTTTGCAAACATTTTTAACACAACAACCATGCCCGACATCCGCATTGTCCTCTGCAACGGTAGCGAATGCAAAACCTTCTATGTAAGTGAGAATCTAGAAGTACAACCGCCTGCCCCGGATCCGTCAACGCCCGATCCAGACCCCAATCCACCACCTACGACGCCCTCTATACCCATCGCCATTGACATCACCAATATCACCATCGTCGGCACCAACCAGGTGAAAATAGAATGGAATTACAGCGGACCCAACGAGATCAAAGGCTTCCGTATTACCAACAGTCGCAACAACAGCACGGGCGTCCCATTGCACAGCAACATACTCCCTCGCACCGCACCGCGGCACCATACCTTAACATTGCCTGACGGTACTTACGATCTAGCCGTAGAAGTCATTGACAACAATGACCAGCCCATTGGCGCAACACCTGTGAAAACTTTTCTCGTCGACCCCTTGGCGCCACCGACGAACTTACGAGGCTATGCCACCGACTACAACGAAATCCTCTGGGAATGGACCAACAATTCCTTTAGTCACAACGGTTTTAACTTATACGATGAAGCAGGCCACCTGCTCGCGAGAATTGAACCGGATCGTACTTTTTACCGGGAAACAGGCTTAGAAGAAGGCAGGCTCTATCAACGCTACCTAAGAGCCTATCGCAATCGCGACGGACTGAACCCCTACCGAGAAGGCGCCAGATCCATAACCGCTTCAGCACGCACAGACAGTCGAGTCGGCAGTGGCAGTAGCACCGAACGAGTGCGCATCGCTGACGCCATCGACGATGCCTTAGACGAATACTTTGAAAGCAGAGACGTACTCATCATTCTTCGCAGCGACATTGATCGCCGCTCTAACTTCGTTATCAATACATCGATGAATCGCATCATTGCCTTTCCCCATAACGCCCTCAGCGACTATGGAACAGGTCATGTACGAATTTACACAGACGAAGTAGAACTGCGCATCCCAGCCCGCTGGCTTCGCCGAGGCACCTCTTCCGGTGGCGTGGCTGTAGCAATACGCGAAGCACAGGGCGTTGCTGGAGCACCTGTCGGTAGAGTCCGCGTTAGCCCCGTTCTAGAATTCGATATAGTACGCTATGTCCTATCATCACGAAGCGGATCGACCATTAACTCTTTTTCTTCCAGTGAACCCGTTCTCATGACCTTCTCTTTTCGAAGCAGTCAACTCTCCAATCCCACTTCCTTGAAAATCTTTCGGCAAAACGGGAACACCTGGGAAGAAGTACCGAGTACTGTCGACCTCGCCAGCGGAACGATAACGGCAGAAGTCACGCGCTTTAGTCGCTTTGCACTTTTTGAAGTGCCTTCAGGAATGTGGAACAACTATGGAGGAATGGGTCAACCTCATGGCAGCACCCCCATTTCCCCTTATCCTATCTATCCCCAATATAACTCTCCTCTTCAACCAACCTATTTCCCTGCGGGCTATCCCCCCAACTACTTTGCGCCCTCTTCATCGCCCGTTGGCTACGCGCCTCACTTCGGGTATCAAAACCCCTATGAGGCCGCCGCTCCTTTCTTAGACATCATCGGCCACTGGGCTCGTCCACAAATCGAAGAAATGGCTCGACGTGGCATCATTCGCGGTACAGCCTATCGAACCTTCGAACCGGATCGCATCATCACCCGTGCTGAATTTATCACCTTGCTGGTCAATGCCACAGGAAGCGTCTACAGCTTACCAGGAACAGCACCTTTTAGCGATGTTCGATCCGATGACTGGTATGCTGGGTCTGTAAGAATAGCCCTGCAAAGAGGCATCATCACCGAAAGATCGGGCTCTTTCCACCCCAACAGCCCCATACTTCGACAAGATATGGCTGCCTGGACAGGAAGAACCTTGCAAGGAAGAACAACGTACAGCACCGGAATGAGCCCCGAAAGCTTGCGAGATTGGAACCAAGTGTCTCTTCACATACGCAGCGACGTCGCTAGAGTACTCCAAGCGGGCATCATGCAAGGACGACCCGGCAATGTCTTTGACCCCCATGGCAACACCACCCGAGCCGAAGCAGCGACCATTATCTTTAATTTCTTAGAGCGGACGCGATAA
- a CDS encoding S-layer homology domain-containing protein — translation MHERKVSMKEKEQYEKQQKKHKIQPVLAVALLLSWLLVAFPGIAFGESSHLPLQGGIANEYDYIEYVYLNGTPLRMEGKVVVNISAGRGDTTTTRFTYTLTDPSGQDSLRRSVTYVEMAAQREDHNQVVRTSQIDRITETVQLDGVTFKLEDGRLSKSVIIDKHPVVNYYSGNWEGRKIYSVNGNEGRLTVEISGHTVGYDNNWGRSEKQQMTQILRYSPNQAVAAASGMTAWDGIVDYTTNLSTDRTISYQSNDPTHISFRGGYLISEQGSSSIRTHYDLPLTTNSNNNNTFRNLGSNHWALQTAPRIQRMYVPNYQDVRGYWAESSINLLAGVKAWDEPEGYFGPLQPITRLDFARAFVQSLGVIAPEGPSGMIAYTAGYPNLPLPGEKAVRQTTAQRPSSTRPYDGATGTPRQRTRADAMPFVDITPSITGHDEVRLAYAANIMAGVSATRFDPYGLLTREQAATLIVRGLGLTSLAPSAPFAMTFLDDHHISPWARESIYVAQRLGILTGNNGYFRPQDTMTRAEAATVLMQSISFLQHTLKHDYY, via the coding sequence ATGCACGAAAGAAAGGTATCCATGAAGGAAAAAGAGCAATACGAAAAGCAACAAAAAAAGCATAAGATCCAGCCCGTCCTTGCCGTGGCCCTACTACTATCATGGCTACTCGTCGCCTTCCCGGGCATTGCCTTTGGTGAATCGAGCCATCTGCCTCTGCAAGGCGGCATCGCCAATGAATATGACTACATTGAATACGTCTACCTCAATGGCACCCCCCTACGAATGGAAGGCAAAGTCGTCGTCAACATCAGCGCCGGACGGGGTGATACAACAACAACACGATTTACCTATACCCTCACCGACCCCTCGGGACAGGACTCTCTTCGGCGCTCTGTCACCTATGTAGAAATGGCAGCGCAGCGGGAAGATCACAACCAAGTGGTTCGTACATCCCAAATTGATCGTATCACCGAAACGGTGCAGCTCGACGGTGTGACCTTCAAGCTGGAAGACGGACGCCTTTCCAAATCCGTCATCATCGACAAGCACCCTGTCGTCAACTACTACAGCGGCAACTGGGAAGGTCGTAAGATCTACAGCGTCAACGGCAACGAAGGTCGCCTGACCGTAGAAATTTCCGGTCACACCGTTGGCTACGACAACAACTGGGGCCGGTCCGAAAAACAACAAATGACCCAGATCCTACGTTACAGTCCCAACCAGGCCGTAGCCGCCGCCTCGGGAATGACCGCCTGGGATGGCATCGTCGACTACACCACCAACTTATCCACAGACCGCACCATCAGCTACCAGAGCAACGATCCCACCCACATCAGCTTTCGCGGCGGCTACCTAATCAGCGAGCAAGGCAGCTCCTCCATACGAACCCACTATGACTTACCCTTAACTACCAACAGCAACAATAACAACACTTTCCGTAACCTAGGTAGCAATCACTGGGCTTTACAGACAGCACCACGCATTCAGCGCATGTACGTGCCCAACTACCAAGATGTACGCGGCTACTGGGCTGAGTCATCCATCAACCTTCTCGCAGGCGTCAAAGCCTGGGATGAACCAGAAGGATACTTCGGTCCACTACAACCCATTACACGGCTTGACTTCGCACGAGCTTTCGTGCAATCTCTCGGTGTCATTGCACCGGAAGGCCCCTCAGGCATGATCGCCTACACAGCCGGCTATCCCAACCTGCCTCTACCAGGTGAAAAAGCAGTCCGGCAAACAACAGCCCAACGCCCTTCGAGCACCCGACCTTACGACGGCGCCACCGGTACACCCAGGCAAAGAACAAGAGCTGACGCCATGCCTTTTGTCGACATTACACCATCCATAACAGGCCATGACGAAGTTCGCCTGGCCTATGCCGCCAATATCATGGCAGGGGTCAGTGCAACGCGATTTGACCCCTACGGACTCCTAACACGAGAACAAGCAGCCACCTTAATCGTCCGAGGTCTAGGTCTTACATCGCTGGCACCATCGGCTCCTTTTGCCATGACCTTTCTCGACGATCACCACATTAGCCCCTGGGCACGAGAATCAATCTACGTAGCCCAGCGGCTCGGAATCCTCACCGGCAACAACGGATACTTTCGACCCCAAGACACAATGACACGTGCCGAAGCTGCCACTGTCTTAATGCAATCGATCAGCTTTTTGCAACATACCTTGAAGCACGATTACTATTAA
- the csaB gene encoding polysaccharide pyruvyl transferase CsaB: MATIVLSGYYGYENAGDEALLRAMIASLRRLRPNIEIIVLSGKPEATVRDHDVQAIYRYNPYAVLKALRQADLVISGGGSLLQDVTGKLTIPYYLLIVALANRMQRKVMFYAQGIGPVQGNFGKSLIRHIANDVDIITLRDIASAERLREMGVNKPMMKVTGDPVFALYPLAIEDLERNKAQESNGISPASPSPSQQQPPTTQKARKEAVFSLRPFQSGGQAEQACLELARHLLEQNWRVTFLPMHAGEDVTMAQEMTRHLDHPNAEAITDDLHFEQALRVIARSQLLIGVRLHSLMFATLLGIPIIGISYDPKVTGFLQETNRPVFGDQETPLTGQA, translated from the coding sequence GTGGCGACGATAGTGCTTTCCGGTTACTACGGTTATGAAAATGCAGGCGACGAAGCCCTTTTGCGAGCAATGATCGCTTCTTTGCGGCGCCTGCGACCGAACATAGAAATCATCGTCCTTTCGGGCAAACCGGAGGCCACTGTGCGCGATCACGACGTACAAGCCATATATCGATACAACCCCTATGCCGTCCTCAAAGCCCTCCGCCAAGCCGACCTCGTCATTAGCGGCGGCGGCAGCTTGCTCCAGGACGTAACGGGCAAACTCACCATTCCCTACTACCTGCTCATCGTAGCCCTCGCCAACCGCATGCAGCGCAAAGTCATGTTCTACGCCCAAGGCATCGGCCCCGTACAAGGCAACTTCGGCAAAAGCCTGATCCGCCATATCGCCAACGACGTAGACATCATCACCCTCCGCGACATCGCCTCGGCCGAGCGGCTCCGAGAAATGGGCGTGAACAAGCCCATGATGAAAGTAACAGGCGACCCCGTCTTCGCCCTGTACCCCCTAGCGATCGAAGACTTAGAACGCAACAAGGCGCAAGAAAGCAACGGCATATCACCAGCATCCCCATCCCCGTCACAACAACAACCACCAACAACACAAAAAGCGCGAAAAGAAGCCGTCTTTAGCCTCCGCCCCTTCCAAAGCGGCGGCCAAGCCGAACAAGCCTGCCTCGAACTAGCCAGACACCTCCTAGAACAGAACTGGCGCGTCACCTTCCTCCCCATGCACGCCGGCGAAGACGTCACCATGGCCCAGGAAATGACCCGCCACCTCGATCACCCCAACGCAGAAGCCATCACCGATGACCTTCACTTCGAACAAGCCCTCCGCGTCATCGCCCGCTCCCAACTCTTAATCGGCGTACGACTTCACTCCCTCATGTTCGCCACCCTACTCGGCATCCCCATCATCGGCATCTCCTACGACCCCAAAGTAACAGGCTTCCTCCAAGAAACGAACCGCCCCGTCTTCGGAGACCAAGAAACCCCCCTCACCGGCCAAGCCTAA